From Vigna unguiculata cultivar IT97K-499-35 chromosome 5, ASM411807v1, whole genome shotgun sequence, the proteins below share one genomic window:
- the LOC114183446 gene encoding probable anion transporter 3, chloroplastic: MATLNSAPPLLRFSSRRSSSLTPHLSFGNWGKSEFGFVPRISPAKLQWKGREGLLQRKKKSQWGLRCSAEGIDGGMFVRGREEGVAFSIPERLKVVSLVACVMCVCNADRVVMSVAIVPLAAKHGWSSSFLGIVQSSFLWGYIFSSVIGGALVDKYGGKRVLAWGVFLWSLATLLTPLAANHSTMSLLAIRAFFGLAEGVAFPAMSTLISRWFPTNERASALGMSMAGFHLGNVVGLLLTPIMLSTIGISGPFILFSSLGLLWVMTWAYRVTDDPAESNFISRAEQRLIQAGKTSSQKKSNKFPPLHLLLSKLPSWAIIFANAMNNWGYFVLLSWMPVYFKSVYNVNLKHAAWFSAVPWATMAMSGYLAGVASDFLIKAGYPTIFVRKFMQTIGFLGPAVTLLCLNYANTPAIAATLLTIALSLSSFSQAGYMLNIQDIAPQYAGTLHGISNSAGTVAAIISTIGTGYFVQWLGSFQAFLTVTAGLYIATTIFWNLFATSDQVL, translated from the exons atGGCTACCTTAAATTCAGCACCACCCCTCTTACGTTTTTCCTCCAGGAGGTCTTCATCTTTGACACCCCATTTGAGTTTTGGCAATTGGGGAAAATCAGAGTTCGGATTTGTGCCCAGAATCTCACCAGCAAAGTTGCAATGGAAAGGCAGAGAAGGGTTGTTGCAGAGGAAGAAAAAGTCACAATGGGGTCTGAGGTGCAGTGCAGAAGGCATAGATGGAGGCATGTTTGTGAGAGGTAGAGAAGAAGGTGTAGCTTTCAGCATCCCAGAGAGGTTGAAGGTGGTGTCTTTGGTTGCATGTGTCATGTGTGTGTGTAATGCAGATCGTGTGGTTATGTCTGTCGCTATTGTTCCTCTTGCTGCCAAACATGGCTGGTCCAGTTCTTTTCTCGGCATTGTTCAG TCATCTTTCCTTTGGGGTTACATATTCTCTTCTGTGATTGGAGGAGCTTTGGTAGATAAATATGGAGGAAAGAGGGTGTTGGCCTGGGGTGTGTTTTTGTGGTCTTTGGCAACTCTTCTCACACCTTTGGCAGCAAACCACTCCACAATGAGCTTGTTGGCAATTCGTGCTTTCTTTGGATTGGCTGAAGGAGTAGCTTTTCCAGCCATGAGCACTCTTATATCAAG GTGGTTTCCAACTAATGAGAGGGCAAGTGCACTTGGAATGTCAATGGCTGGATTTCATCTAGGCAATGTTGTAGGCTTATTGCTGACACCAATTATGTTGTCCACTATAGGAATTTCAGGTCCTTTCATCTTATTCTCATCCCTTGGTTTGCTCTGGGTGATGACATGGGCATATCGAGTCACAGATGATCCTGCAGAAAGTAATTTCATCAGCAGAGCAGAACAAAGGTTAATCCAAGCTGGGAAAACTTCTTCACAAAAGAAGAGCAACAAGTTCCCACCACTACACCTACTGTTATCAAAATTGCCATCATGGGCTATAATATTTGCCAATGCAATGAATAACTGG GGTTACTTTGTTCTCCTCTCATGGATGCCGGTTTATTTCAAAAGC GTATATAATGTGAACTTGAAGCATGCAGCTTGGTTTAGTGCGGTTCCATGGGCAACAATGGCTATGTCTGGTTATCTAGCTGGTGTTGCATCAGACTTCTTAATCAAGGCAGGGTACCCTACAATATTTGTTCGGAAGTTTATGCAG ACCATTGGATTCCTTGGGCCAGCAGTGACCTTGCTCTGCTTGAATTATGCCAATACACCCGCCATTGCTGCAACACTCTTGACTATTGCTTTGAGCCTCAGTTCTTTCAGCCAAGCTGGTTACATGCTTAACATACAA GATATTGCTCCTCAGTATGCAGGAACCTTGCATG GAATCTCAAACTCCGCTGGAACTGTAGCAGCTATCATAAGCACAATTGGAACTGGTTATTTTGTACAGTGGCTAGGATCGTTTCAAGCATTCTTAACTGTAACAGCTGGTCTCTATATTGCGACAACTATTTTTTGGAATCTTTTTGCCACAAGCGACCAAGTCTTGTGA
- the LOC114183628 gene encoding uncharacterized protein LOC114183628, producing MNFRSLEDFWAFYVNQHSKPSTRRWHFVGTLFSIFFLLCSFFFSWWFLFFVPFSGYGCAWYSHFFVEGNVPATFGHPFWSLLCDFKMFGLMLTGKMDREIKRLGKRPVLQVF from the coding sequence ATGAATTTCAGGAGCTTGGAGGATTTCTGGGCCTTTTATGTCAACCAGCATTCAAAGCCATCCACGAGGAGGTGGCACTTTGTGGGCACGCTCTTCAGTATCTTCTTCTTGCTCTGTTCTTTTTTCTTCAGCTGGTGGTTCTTGTTCTTTGTGCCCTTTTCTGGGTATGGTTGTGCCTGGTACAGTCACTTCTTTGTGGAAGGGAATGTTCCCGCAACTTTTGGACACCCCTTTTGGTCGCTCTTGTGTGATTTTAAGATGTTTGGATTGATGCTTACTGGGAAAATGGATAGAGAGATCAAGAGGCTTGGGAAAAGACCTGTGTTGCAAGTGTTCTGA